The sequence CCGGTGAACTCGGCGGAGCCGTCAGCCTGGTTGACCGCCAGGTTATCGGCAGTGACTTCGACGGGCTGGCTGGGGTCGGCCTTGACCGCGCCAAAGGCGACGGAGGCCGTTTGCGCTGCCGCGAGGCCGGGAAATACCGCCAGCGGCAGGCAGAAAATCAAGGCGCGCAAATAGGACACAGGTTATCTTTCCGGTTGCTGGGGATCATATAGCAGCTTCACGCCGTTTTTGAACAGCATATGGACAGGGCCGCCTTCGGTTTTGACGCCGATGTGCATATTCCCCGCAGTCAGTTCGCCGATTGCGCCGGTGGCGCGGACCGGGCCGGGGCTGTCGGCCTTCAGCCCGCTCAGCGCTGTGTTCAGCTCTTCGGTCTCGACAACAAGCCCGTCCGCGGACGTGATCTGCACGTTGCCAATAAACTGCGCCATATCCCGATCCGGGTGGATGGAGCCGGTTTCGGACGCCAGCGTGATCCGGCCGCCCTGGGCCAGCCGGATGTCGGCAGACAGATCGCTGGCAACCGCCGGCGTGCCGTCGCGGCCGGGACGGGCCAGGGAGGCGGTGACCATGATCTCGTCGCCGCTGGCAGTGGTGCCGGAGAAGAAGGGCGCGGTCACCTGCTGACCTTTCATCCGGTCCTCGATCTCTTTTTGCGCAAAGGGGATCACCGCCTCGGTGTTCACCCCCCGCGAAATCAGGAACAGGGTGGACAACAGAACCAGGGCCGCCAGCGGCAGCAGCACCTTGAGATAGGCAACGGCTCTGGAATGGCTGTCCATTGTCAGTTCCCCCTGGCCTTCAGTCAGCCCAGGCCTGCGCGCAGGCAGTCGTGGATGTGCAGGAGGCCCTCAGCCCTCTGCCCGTTGTCAGGATCGACCACGAACAGGCAGGTGATCTTGCGCTGGTTCATCACCGCAACCGCCTCTTGCGCCATGGCGCCGGGGGCGATGGTTGCGGGGCCTGTGGTCATCACTTCTGCCGCGGTCTTGTTCAGCAGCCCGTCCATGTGGCGGCGCAGGTCGCCGTCGGTGATGATGCCGGCCAGCGAGCCGTCGGCGGCAGCGACACCTGCCACGCCAAAGCCCTTCTGGCTGATCTCGATCAGCGCATCGGCCATCGGGGTGTCGCCGCTGACAAGCGGCAGCGCATCGCCCGCGTGCATCAGGTCGCGCACCTTGCTCAGCTGCGCGCCGAGCTTGCCGCCCGGGTGGAAGTCGCGGAAATTCTCGGGGCGGAAGTCGCGGTGCTTCATCAGCGCAATCGCCAGCGCATCGCCCATCGCCAGGGTCAGCGTTGTGGAGATCGACGGCACCATGCCAAAGCCGCAGGCCTCGCCCAGCGAGGGGATCTGCAGGTGCACATCCGCCTGCTTCATCAGCGTGCTGTCCATCTTGCTGGACAGCCCGATCAGCGGGATCGCAAAGCGGCGGGTGAAGGCCAGCAGGTTGGCCAGCTCCGGCGCCTCGCCGGAGTTGGAGATCGCCAGCACCACATCGCCTTCGGACAGCATCCCCAGATCGCCATGGCTGGCCTCAGCCGGGTGCACGAAATAGGCCGGCGTGCCGGTGGAGGCCAGGGTGGCTGCGATCTTGTGGCCGATATGGCCGGATTTGCCGATGCCGCTGACGATGATGCGGCCCTTGGCCTGCAAAATCAGCTGCACCGCTTCGGCAAATCGCTCATCCAGCCCTTCGGCCAGGGTGTTCAGTGCCTTGGCTTCATCGGTGATCACCTGCCGCGCGGTGACGAGGAATTTTTCGGTATCGGTCATGAGTGGGCAAAGATGTCAATTTCGGGCCAGCCGGCCAGGTCCAGCTTGGCGCGCATGGGAAGGAAATCGAAGCAGGCCTGCGCCATCCCGGTGCGGCCTTCGCGGGCCAGCCGCTTGTCCAGCGCCTCGCGCAGCTTGTGCAGGTGCAACACGTCCGATGCCGCATAGTCGAGCTGCGCTTCGGTCAGCTCTTCCGCGCCCCAATCGCTCATCTGCTGCTGCTTGGAGATGTCGACGCCCAGCAGTTCCTGGGTCAGGTTCTTGAGCCCGTGGCGGTCGGTGTAGGTGCGCACCAGGCGGCTGGCGATCTTGGTGCAATAGACCGGCGCGGCCA is a genomic window of Leisingera caerulea DSM 24564 containing:
- the lptC gene encoding LPS export ABC transporter periplasmic protein LptC, yielding MDSHSRAVAYLKVLLPLAALVLLSTLFLISRGVNTEAVIPFAQKEIEDRMKGQQVTAPFFSGTTASGDEIMVTASLARPGRDGTPAVASDLSADIRLAQGGRITLASETGSIHPDRDMAQFIGNVQITSADGLVVETEELNTALSGLKADSPGPVRATGAIGELTAGNMHIGVKTEGGPVHMLFKNGVKLLYDPQQPER
- a CDS encoding KpsF/GutQ family sugar-phosphate isomerase, with translation MTDTEKFLVTARQVITDEAKALNTLAEGLDERFAEAVQLILQAKGRIIVSGIGKSGHIGHKIAATLASTGTPAYFVHPAEASHGDLGMLSEGDVVLAISNSGEAPELANLLAFTRRFAIPLIGLSSKMDSTLMKQADVHLQIPSLGEACGFGMVPSISTTLTLAMGDALAIALMKHRDFRPENFRDFHPGGKLGAQLSKVRDLMHAGDALPLVSGDTPMADALIEISQKGFGVAGVAAADGSLAGIITDGDLRRHMDGLLNKTAAEVMTTGPATIAPGAMAQEAVAVMNQRKITCLFVVDPDNGQRAEGLLHIHDCLRAGLG
- a CDS encoding ribonuclease D: MANHLYKNDLPDGLDFGPVVAIDCETMGLNPHRDRLCVIQMSGGDGNAHIVQVEKGQSEAPNLCRMLEDPNVLKLFHFGRFDIAAMYHAFGALAAPVYCTKIASRLVRTYTDRHGLKNLTQELLGVDISKQQQMSDWGAEELTEAQLDYAASDVLHLHKLREALDKRLAREGRTGMAQACFDFLPMRAKLDLAGWPEIDIFAHS